From the genome of Haloterrigena sp. KLK7, one region includes:
- the cmk gene encoding (d)CMP kinase, with protein MLLTVSGPPGSGKSTTAELLADRFDLEHVSGGDIFRELAEERGYTPLEFNKLAEENDQIDRDLDRRLYEIAVERDDLVLESRLAGWLAGEQADFRFWLDAPPRVRGERIAEREEKDPARATEETKAREASEAKRYQEYYGIDIRDLTIYDLSVNTGRWGPDAVLDMLVTAVEVYEAAADEGQAYVEIDDEF; from the coding sequence ATGTTACTGACCGTCTCCGGTCCACCGGGAAGCGGCAAGAGCACGACGGCGGAGTTGCTCGCCGACCGATTCGACCTCGAACACGTCAGCGGCGGCGACATCTTCCGCGAACTCGCCGAGGAACGCGGCTACACGCCCCTCGAGTTCAACAAGCTCGCCGAGGAGAACGACCAGATCGACCGCGACCTCGACCGTCGGCTCTACGAGATCGCCGTCGAACGCGACGATCTGGTCCTCGAGTCCCGGCTGGCGGGCTGGCTGGCCGGCGAGCAGGCCGATTTCCGGTTCTGGCTGGACGCCCCGCCTCGAGTCCGCGGCGAGCGGATCGCCGAACGCGAGGAGAAGGACCCCGCGCGGGCGACCGAGGAGACGAAAGCGCGGGAGGCCAGCGAGGCCAAACGCTACCAGGAGTACTACGGGATCGACATCCGCGATCTGACGATCTACGATCTCTCGGTGAACACGGGCCGCTGGGGGCCCGACGCCGTCCTGGACATGCTCGTCACCGCCGTCGAGGTGTACGAGGCCGCCGCCGACGAGGGACAGGCCTACGTCGAGATCGACGACGAGTTCTGA
- a CDS encoding type IV pilin N-terminal domain-containing protein, which translates to MDLSKYRNRLVGSEEERAVSPVIGVILMVAITVILAAVIAAFVLDMGDDLGSEAQAGAQMSFDEDDGVMSIELTSEGNADEYELRGDYHYNDSSSVPSTDYIELDGAGDTVTLECSSSSGYQLNGSSTDSGTVTFVASNDGGDSWTNVGSQDWDCNP; encoded by the coding sequence ATGGACCTCAGCAAATACCGAAATAGGCTGGTCGGAAGTGAAGAGGAACGGGCCGTGAGCCCGGTCATCGGGGTTATCCTGATGGTTGCAATTACCGTCATTCTCGCAGCAGTCATCGCGGCGTTCGTGCTCGACATGGGCGACGATCTCGGAAGTGAGGCACAGGCCGGTGCGCAGATGAGCTTCGACGAGGATGATGGCGTAATGTCGATCGAACTGACCTCCGAAGGGAACGCGGACGAGTATGAACTTCGGGGTGACTACCACTATAATGACAGCAGTTCAGTGCCTAGTACCGATTACATCGAACTAGATGGTGCCGGTGATACAGTGACCCTAGAATGTAGCAGTTCTAGTGGTTATCAGCTCAATGGCTCCAGTACTGACTCTGGCACTGTGACGTTTGTTGCCTCCAACGACGGTGGCGATAGCTGGACCAACGTTGGTAGCCAGGACTGGGACTGCAACCCGTAA
- a CDS encoding class I SAM-dependent methyltransferase, whose protein sequence is MAERADIDSVRTVYETVHEKLVSAGRTHDQWGLRHGFYEADVSEEAAATKRMRDAMLDRVELDAEDHVLDIGCGFGTSSIWLADTVGATVTGTNIVRDQLTIARELADRRDVSDAVEFLEDDFHRLSIDESAVDVVWACEALCYAHRIERVLAELDRVLTDGGRLVVADLFRVTERGRTCEHVAEFENCWKSTIAHRDDIVELLTDRGFETTVTDVTPHVRLTIERRYRYGLSLRPLQRFRYNLGRCDETDVEYARGLIAEHRAVDRGTLRYFLITAERR, encoded by the coding sequence ATGGCTGAGAGAGCAGATATCGACTCGGTGAGAACAGTGTACGAGACGGTCCACGAGAAGCTCGTCTCGGCGGGCCGGACGCACGATCAGTGGGGCCTCCGCCACGGCTTCTACGAGGCGGACGTCTCCGAGGAAGCGGCCGCGACGAAACGAATGCGCGACGCGATGCTCGACCGCGTCGAACTCGACGCGGAGGACCACGTCCTCGATATCGGCTGTGGCTTCGGAACGAGTTCGATCTGGCTCGCCGACACGGTCGGTGCGACCGTTACCGGGACGAACATCGTCAGGGATCAACTGACGATCGCACGAGAACTCGCCGACCGGCGCGACGTGTCGGACGCGGTCGAGTTCCTCGAGGACGATTTTCACCGGTTGTCGATCGACGAGTCGGCGGTGGACGTCGTCTGGGCCTGCGAAGCGCTCTGTTACGCCCACCGGATCGAACGCGTACTCGCGGAACTCGACCGCGTCCTGACCGACGGCGGCCGACTGGTCGTCGCTGACCTGTTTCGCGTCACCGAGCGCGGACGGACCTGCGAACACGTCGCCGAGTTCGAAAACTGCTGGAAGAGCACGATCGCTCACCGGGACGACATCGTGGAACTGCTCACCGACCGCGGATTCGAGACGACCGTGACCGACGTCACGCCTCACGTTCGGCTGACCATCGAACGCCGATACCGGTACGGGCTCTCGCTGCGGCCGCTGCAACGGTTTCGCTACAATCTTGGACGGTGTGATGAGACGGACGTCGAATACGCTCGCGGCCTGATCGCCGAACACCGCGCCGTCGACCGCGGCACGTTGCGGTACTTCCTGATCACCGCCGAGCGACGGTAG
- a CDS encoding acyltransferase encodes MTDETDSRHDRIRHHPTVGPGNSLADWTRARDPLRVAIAYVAVWLIRISPSLRLKRWLLRRLGATVGPGVSWGLEATPDVFWPELITVEREAIVGYDATILCHEFLQDEYRTGEVVIGERAMIGAGAIVLPGVEIGANARVAANSLVTRDVPPGTTVAGVPAEPVGSSAADDASAETAADADSGADDSETGDDETDSGDVGLGSADGTDG; translated from the coding sequence GTGACCGACGAGACGGACTCGCGCCACGACCGCATCCGGCACCATCCGACCGTGGGGCCGGGCAACTCGCTCGCCGACTGGACACGCGCGCGCGACCCGCTCCGGGTCGCGATCGCCTACGTCGCCGTCTGGCTGATCCGGATCTCGCCGAGCCTCCGCCTGAAGCGGTGGCTGTTGCGCCGGCTCGGCGCCACCGTCGGCCCCGGCGTCTCCTGGGGGCTCGAGGCCACGCCGGACGTCTTCTGGCCGGAGTTGATCACCGTCGAGCGCGAGGCGATCGTCGGCTACGACGCGACGATCCTCTGCCACGAGTTCCTCCAGGACGAGTACCGCACGGGCGAGGTCGTCATCGGCGAACGCGCGATGATCGGCGCCGGCGCGATCGTCCTCCCGGGCGTCGAGATCGGCGCGAACGCGCGGGTGGCCGCCAACTCGCTCGTCACCCGAGACGTGCCACCGGGAACGACCGTGGCCGGCGTTCCGGCCGAACCGGTCGGCTCGAGTGCCGCGGACGACGCGAGCGCCGAGACGGCTGCGGATGCCGACTCCGGAGCCGACGATAGCGAAACGGGGGACGACGAGACCGACTCCGGTGACGTCGGGCTCGGATCCGCCGACGGGACCGACGGCTGA
- a CDS encoding type IV pilin N-terminal domain-containing protein gives MDLSKYRNKLIGSEEERAVSPVIGVILMVAITVILAAVIAAFVLDMGDDLGSEAQAGAQMSFDEGDGKMSIELTSEGNADEYELRGDYYWDDSTSNASVSKSEYISLNGAGDTVTLECGNYNEYSSKNYTLTNSSSDSGTVTFVASNDGGDTWTNVGSQDWDCNP, from the coding sequence ATGGATTTGAGCAAATACCGAAACAAGCTGATTGGAAGCGAAGAGGAACGAGCCGTGAGCCCGGTCATTGGCGTTATTCTGATGGTCGCCATCACAGTCATTCTTGCAGCCGTGATCGCAGCATTCGTGCTGGATATGGGCGACGACCTCGGTAGCGAAGCACAGGCCGGTGCGCAGATGAGCTTCGACGAGGGCGACGGGAAGATGTCGATCGAACTGACCTCCGAAGGCAACGCAGACGAGTACGAGCTTCGTGGTGACTACTACTGGGACGACAGTACTAGCAACGCCTCAGTGAGCAAAAGTGAATATATCTCACTCAACGGTGCAGGTGATACCGTAACGCTAGAGTGCGGAAACTACAACGAGTACAGCAGCAAAAACTACACTCTGACTAATTCCTCAAGTGATTCAGGTACTGTGACCTTCGTCGCTTCGAATGACGGTGGCGACACGTGGACTAACGTTGGTAGCCAGGATTGGGACTGCAACCCGTAA
- a CDS encoding RNA-guided pseudouridylation complex pseudouridine synthase subunit Cbf5 yields the protein MADRSRLRGPPEDRTPAELLTFGVVNLDKPPGPSSHQVSGWLRDAVDETLADRAPDATIEQAAHAGTLDPKVTGCLPVMLGEATRLAQVFLEGSKEYVAVLECHAPVPADAESVVAEFEGPIYQKPPRKSAVARRLRVREIYDLDVLEVDERRLLVRIRCESGTYVRKLCHDLGLALGTGGHMGHLRRTATSPFDDRDLYSAHDFLDALAYWREDDDPEPLFDVVDPAERILEGIPGVVIAESAAREVANGAPVYDPGVLETDDDARDGELVACYTPNGAAVCLGEFVDDASRDVTVDLERVLV from the coding sequence ATGGCCGATCGCTCTCGCCTCCGCGGTCCGCCCGAGGACCGCACGCCCGCGGAACTGCTCACGTTCGGCGTCGTCAACCTCGACAAGCCGCCGGGGCCCTCCTCGCACCAGGTCAGCGGCTGGTTGCGCGACGCGGTCGACGAGACGCTGGCCGACCGCGCCCCCGACGCGACGATCGAGCAGGCGGCCCACGCCGGGACGCTCGATCCCAAGGTCACCGGCTGTCTCCCGGTGATGCTCGGCGAGGCGACCCGGCTGGCCCAGGTCTTCCTCGAGGGCTCGAAAGAGTACGTCGCCGTCCTCGAGTGTCACGCGCCGGTACCGGCCGACGCCGAGTCGGTCGTCGCCGAGTTCGAGGGGCCGATCTACCAGAAGCCCCCGCGCAAGAGCGCGGTGGCGCGACGCCTGCGCGTGCGCGAAATTTACGATCTCGACGTCCTCGAGGTCGACGAGCGCCGGCTCCTGGTACGCATCCGGTGTGAGAGCGGGACCTACGTCCGGAAGCTCTGTCACGATCTGGGGCTGGCGCTCGGCACCGGCGGCCACATGGGCCACCTGCGCCGGACGGCGACCTCGCCGTTCGACGACCGGGACCTCTACTCGGCCCACGACTTCCTCGACGCGCTGGCGTACTGGCGCGAGGACGACGACCCCGAGCCGCTGTTCGACGTGGTCGACCCCGCCGAACGGATCCTCGAGGGGATCCCCGGCGTCGTGATCGCCGAGAGCGCGGCCCGAGAGGTCGCCAACGGCGCACCGGTGTACGATCCCGGCGTGCTCGAGACCGACGACGACGCGCGCGACGGCGAGCTGGTGGCCTGCTACACGCCCAACGGGGCCGCGGTGTGTCTCGGCGAGTTCGTCGACGACGCGAGTCGCGACGTGACGGTCGACCTCGAGCGCGTGCTGGTCTGA